One Intestinimonas butyriciproducens genomic window, CAGGCCAGATAGGCGCCGCAGTCCCCCATATCGCACCAATAGCCATCCGCTATGTGCCCATATAGGGGAGCGCCCTCCTCCAGAAGCGCCGGAAAAAGATCCTTGCCGAAGTCGCAGGCCCGCCCTTCCGGCACACGGTCCATGGCCCGCCGGGTAAGCAGGTATATCCCCGTGTTCACTGTGTTGGTAAAGACTTGGCCCCAGCCGGGCTTTTCAATGAACCGCTCCACCCGTCCGGTATCGTCAGTAAGGACCAGGCCGTATTCCAGCGGCTCCGGGTGGCGGTAGAGGACCAGTGTGGCGTCGGCACGGCTGGCCCGGTGAAAGCCCATGGCTGCCGACAGGTCCAGATCGCACACGGCATCCCCGCTGATCACCAGGAAGTCGTCTTCCCCCAGGTGGGACATGCAGTTTTTTACACTGCCCGCCGTGCCCAAGGGTTCCCGCTCCACAAAATAGGTCAGGCGCACCCCCAGCTCCGCGCCGTCTCCAAACCAGCTCTGCACCACCTCGGGCATGTATTGGAGGGTGACGCAGATATCCGTGATCCCATGGCGCTTGAGCAGGCCGATGATATGCTCCATGACCGGCCTGCCCAGAAGGGGCACCATGGGCTTGGGGAGCCCCAGGGTAATGGGGCGCAGACGGGTGCCCTCGCCTCCCGCCATAATGACTGCTTTCACAGGAAAACCATCCTCTCTCTTAAAAGGCGATTTTCCCTAGTATTGCCCTCCGGGACAAAATTAACACACGAAAGCCCTCTGTGCTGTGCTTCCTGACCTGCGCCCCTTTGGAGCAGATCCCACGGGGCCGCATTTCTGCGTCATGGCGGAAGGCGCCGCAAATCTTTAGTCCTAATACGACTTTTTTGAATAGTCGTATTAGGAGTATTGTATGGTATAAAGGGAGGGGATATCTCATGTTCACACGTCTGCGAGATTTGCGGGAGGACCATGATCTCAAGCAGGAGACCCTGGCGGCGGAACTCGGGATCCGGCAAACGACCTATTCCAAATATGAGCTCGGCAAGATTGCCGTCCCCGCTTCCGCGCTGATCCGAATTGCGGACTTTTACCACGTCAGCCTGGACTATCTGGTGGGCCGTGATGCCGGGCCTGCCAAGGCCGAGCCCGTCAGGCCCGGCCTGTACCGCCATTTCAAGGGCAAGGAATACCGGGTGCTCTACAACGCCGCCCATTCCGAGACGCTGGAGCCGCTGGTGGTCTATCAGGCCCTGTACGGGGAGCGAGGCGTCTGGGTACGCCCCGCCTCCATGTGGAGCGAACACGTGGAACGGGACGGCTATTCCGGACCCAGATTTACCTATTTAGGAGAATGAGCCAATGAATATTCAGATTTTTGGCAAATCCAAGTGTTTTGATACCAAGAAGGCGGAGC contains:
- a CDS encoding DUF1653 domain-containing protein — protein: MGRDAGPAKAEPVRPGLYRHFKGKEYRVLYNAAHSETLEPLVVYQALYGERGVWVRPASMWSEHVERDGYSGPRFTYLGE